One genomic segment of Ipomoea triloba cultivar NCNSP0323 chromosome 9, ASM357664v1 includes these proteins:
- the LOC116028425 gene encoding uncharacterized protein LOC116028425, with protein sequence MATRSRSVAPVASLTVQVSSVDPTCYTQAVKHSEWREAMDQEFNALLQNQTWCLVPPTASMNIIGCKWVFRTKRKADGSVERYKARLVAKGFNQVPGQDFFDTFSPADVSLFYYSRGSATVYLLVYVDDILVMSNEHGALEALLSKLSSTFKIRDLGVPGFFLGIETVKCADGVLLSQRRYMTDILKRAGMTDCKPVSTPTTTSKTISTCTDPYDDPTQYRSIAGALQYLTITRPDLSFAVNLLCQHMHAPTTAHWEQLKRVLRYVKGTMSLGLRLRKSSSGELHAFSDSDWAGCPTDRKSTSGHAVFLGTNLVSWVCKKQRTVARSSTEAEYKALADVCAEVLWILSLLREIGISPLPVPKLWCDNLGATYMCANPIFHARTKHVEIDYHFVRDRVAAGDIQVHFISTKDQLADIFTK encoded by the exons atggccactaggagtcggtctgtggctccggtTGCGAGTTTGACTGTGCAAGTTTCCTCTGTTGATCCtacttgttatactcaggcagtcaaacactctgaatggagggaggcaatggatcaggagttcaatgccttgttgcagaatcagacatggtgcttggttcctcccactgcgtctatgaatattattggctgcaagtgggtgtttcgcacgaaaaggaaggctgatggatctgttgagcgctacaaggccaggctcgtggctaaagggtttaatcaggtcccgggtcaagatttctttgacactttcagcccgg ctgatgtttcgttattttattattctcgtggatcggctactgtttacctgcttgtttatgtggatgatattcttgttatgagcaatgagcatggtgcattggaggctttgctctccaagctctctagtactttcaagattagagatcttggtgtgcctgggtttttccttgggattgaaacagtcaagtgtgcagatggagtgttgctttctcagcgcaggtatatgactgacatacttaaacgagctggtatgacagactgcaaacctgtgtctacacctactacgacttcaaagacaatatctacctgtacagatccatatgatgatcccacgcaatacaggagcattgcaggtgcactacagtacctaactatcacgagaccagatttatcctttgcagttaatctgctttgtcagcacatgcatgctccaaccactgcacattgggaacaactgaaacgtgtgttaaggtatgttaaaggtactatgtctttgggtctgcgattgagaaagtcaagttcaggtgagcttcatgcattctcggattctgactgggctggttgtcctacggatagaaagtctactagtgggcatgctgtgtttcttggaaccaatctagtgtcctgggtatgcaagaaacaaaggactgttgctcgatcttctactgaagcagagtacaaggctcttgcagatgtatgtgctgaagttctgtggatcctctctttgctgcgagaaataggaatttcacctcttccagtgcccaaactttggtgtgacaatcttggagctacttatatgtgtgctaatcctatttttcatgctcgcacaaaacatgtcgaaattgattatcactttgtgagagacagagtggctgcaggagacattcaggtgcactttatttctactaaggatcagctagctgatattttcaccaag